The Miltoncostaea oceani genome includes a region encoding these proteins:
- a CDS encoding DNA-directed RNA polymerase subunit beta', whose product MIDINNFDSITIGLASSKQIRQWSSGEVTKPETINYRTLKPEKDGLFCEKIFGPTKDWECYCGKYKRVRYKGIICERCGVEVTRAKVRRERMGHIDLAAPVSHIWFFKGVPSRIGYMLDIAPKELEKVLYFAASIVTEVDQDGRAGEIDRLQDEVNATIEQFGQDKEERLLELNERLERRVVWLREGEAPGLTDEDEYWIDDLKRDRTNEDPDARRELTDADRKQAETDLRKETDISLKDIERYTEEAIDRLTRAWLTFKDLKPRQIEPDEQLFREMKERFGSPHGFCDLFKGGMGAAAIKELLSQIDLDAEAESLRETIQTSKGQRQARALKRLKVASAFRRSTNRPEWMVLEAIPVIPPELRPMVQLDGGRFATSDLNDLYRRVINRNNRLKRLLDLGAPEIIVNNEKRMLQEAVDALFDNGRRGRAVTGPGNRPLKSLSDMLKGKQGRFRQNLLGKRVDYSGRSVIVAGPELRLHQCGLPKLMALELFKPFIMSRLVERKQVQNIKAAKKLVDAMVPEVWDVLEEVIGEHPVLLNRAPTLHRLGIQAFEPVLVEGKAIQIHPLVCTAFNADFDGDQMAVHLPLSVEAQAEARILMLSANNILSPAHGRPIAVPSQDMILGLYYLTYSPVVSMRKKGDEGEGRDQELVELWNSETRKFELPRGFEGKFDGGEWSSKPFEGIPAPRSFGRVENLLAALDQRAVGLQDLIEKRAPDGTRRITTPGRVVFNHEVREALEEVVGAEELVERPFPEFHGTLTKRYTGDFIEDLVNVYGATAVSMVLDSFKALGFRYATDSGLTVSKNDIVVPPTKPEIIAKYDRKVEEVEEFFGLGEMSPEERHEEVIKLWEQATDEVAEAMQRHLYRLNPIYMMANSGARGSFKQIRQLAGMRGCMNNPKGETIERPIKSNFMEGLSVLEYFISTHGARKGLADTALKTADSGYLTRRLVDVSQDVIVRELDCGTTVGIEVPVFRDDNALNPSLPGRVLLGPVVDRITGEVLLDIRPEVTDGDEAAVRDAQRGHLVSTLDGQRLDTELRTKDGAPLDAVVSVRSPVKCRSDVGICARCYGRNPASGRLTEPGDAVGIIAAQSIGEPGTQLTMRTFHTGGVAGADITHGLPRVVELFEARKPKAQAHVAPVDGWVRITDDETRPGSAMLTIVEPEYIEMDDAGTGATRAPVREHPFPTMRRTQIRVDDGQWVEAGDLLSAGSAFPADILGSKPGVAIGVTGRITAVKSEKGGWLRVDVETEAGISQRWLRLPSDRPGPVIEKNMQVTAGERFFTQEGTRDRSTKTELYLVSEVQNVYRSQGVDINDKHIELIVRQMLRKVRVDDPGGTHFLHGQMVDKPVLYRENTRAAERIREQLLEMRESGEFTGDDNEIGRAADGVQAVVEPLILGITKASLATESFLSAASFQETTKVLTDAALEGKTDRLRGLKENVIIGKLIPAATGLKRYRQLEIEAVRRAPALLEFDLDEPFSDADDDALLGLGDGDGQTYSFGPELDLDE is encoded by the coding sequence GTGATCGACATCAACAACTTCGACTCCATCACGATCGGTCTGGCCTCCTCCAAGCAGATCCGGCAGTGGAGCTCGGGCGAGGTCACCAAGCCCGAGACGATCAACTACCGCACGCTGAAGCCGGAGAAGGACGGGCTCTTCTGCGAGAAGATCTTCGGTCCGACCAAGGACTGGGAGTGCTACTGCGGCAAGTACAAGCGCGTCCGCTACAAGGGGATCATCTGCGAGCGCTGCGGGGTCGAGGTCACGCGCGCCAAGGTCCGCCGCGAGCGGATGGGCCACATCGACCTGGCCGCGCCGGTCAGCCACATCTGGTTCTTCAAGGGCGTCCCGAGCCGCATCGGCTACATGCTGGACATCGCCCCGAAGGAGCTGGAGAAGGTCCTCTACTTCGCCGCCTCCATCGTCACCGAGGTGGACCAGGACGGCCGTGCCGGTGAGATCGACCGCCTGCAGGACGAGGTCAACGCCACGATCGAGCAGTTCGGCCAGGACAAGGAGGAGCGCCTCCTCGAGCTGAACGAGCGCCTCGAGCGGCGCGTCGTGTGGCTGCGCGAGGGCGAGGCCCCCGGCCTCACCGACGAGGACGAGTACTGGATCGACGACCTCAAGCGCGACCGCACGAACGAGGACCCGGACGCGCGCCGCGAGCTGACGGACGCCGACCGCAAGCAGGCCGAGACGGACCTCCGCAAGGAGACCGACATCTCGCTGAAGGACATCGAGCGCTACACGGAGGAGGCGATCGACCGCCTCACCCGCGCCTGGCTGACCTTCAAGGACCTCAAGCCGCGCCAGATCGAGCCCGACGAGCAGCTCTTCCGCGAGATGAAGGAGCGGTTCGGCTCCCCGCACGGCTTCTGCGACCTGTTCAAGGGCGGCATGGGCGCCGCGGCGATCAAGGAGCTCCTCTCCCAGATCGACCTCGACGCCGAGGCCGAGTCGCTGCGCGAGACCATCCAGACGAGCAAGGGCCAGCGCCAGGCGCGCGCCCTGAAGCGCCTGAAGGTCGCGTCGGCGTTCCGCCGCAGCACGAACCGTCCCGAGTGGATGGTCCTCGAGGCGATCCCGGTCATCCCGCCGGAGCTCCGCCCGATGGTGCAGCTCGACGGCGGCCGCTTCGCCACCAGCGACCTGAACGACCTGTACCGCCGCGTCATCAACCGCAACAACCGGCTGAAGCGCCTCCTCGACCTCGGCGCGCCCGAGATCATCGTGAACAACGAGAAGCGCATGCTGCAGGAGGCCGTCGACGCGCTGTTCGACAACGGCCGCCGCGGCCGCGCGGTCACGGGCCCCGGCAACCGCCCCCTGAAGTCCCTCTCGGACATGCTGAAGGGCAAGCAGGGCCGCTTCCGCCAGAACCTGCTCGGCAAGCGCGTCGACTACTCGGGCCGCTCGGTCATCGTGGCCGGCCCGGAGCTGCGCCTGCACCAGTGCGGGCTGCCGAAGCTCATGGCCCTCGAGCTCTTCAAGCCGTTCATCATGAGCCGGCTCGTCGAGCGCAAGCAGGTCCAGAACATCAAGGCCGCCAAGAAGCTCGTCGACGCGATGGTCCCCGAGGTCTGGGACGTCCTCGAGGAGGTCATCGGCGAGCACCCGGTCCTGCTGAACCGCGCGCCGACGCTCCACCGCCTGGGCATCCAGGCGTTCGAGCCCGTGCTCGTCGAGGGCAAGGCCATCCAGATCCACCCGCTGGTCTGCACCGCCTTCAACGCCGACTTCGACGGCGACCAGATGGCCGTGCACCTCCCCCTCTCGGTGGAGGCGCAGGCCGAGGCCCGCATCCTGATGCTCTCGGCCAACAACATCCTGTCGCCGGCGCACGGCCGCCCGATCGCGGTGCCCAGCCAGGACATGATCCTCGGCCTCTACTACCTCACCTACTCGCCCGTCGTCTCGATGCGCAAGAAGGGCGACGAGGGCGAGGGCCGCGACCAGGAGCTCGTCGAGCTCTGGAACAGCGAGACGCGCAAGTTCGAGCTGCCCCGCGGGTTCGAGGGCAAGTTCGACGGCGGCGAGTGGTCGAGCAAGCCCTTCGAGGGCATCCCGGCGCCGCGTTCGTTCGGCCGCGTCGAGAACCTGCTCGCCGCGCTCGACCAGCGGGCCGTGGGCCTGCAGGACCTCATCGAGAAGCGCGCCCCCGACGGCACGCGCCGCATCACCACCCCGGGCCGCGTGGTCTTCAACCACGAGGTGCGGGAGGCGCTGGAGGAGGTCGTCGGCGCCGAGGAGCTGGTGGAGCGCCCGTTCCCCGAGTTCCACGGCACGCTGACGAAGCGCTACACCGGTGACTTCATCGAGGACCTGGTCAACGTCTACGGCGCGACCGCGGTCTCGATGGTGCTCGACTCGTTCAAGGCGCTCGGCTTCCGGTACGCCACGGACTCGGGCCTGACGGTGTCGAAGAACGACATCGTCGTGCCGCCGACGAAGCCGGAGATCATCGCCAAGTACGACCGCAAGGTCGAGGAGGTCGAGGAGTTCTTCGGCCTGGGCGAGATGAGCCCGGAGGAGCGCCACGAGGAGGTCATCAAGCTCTGGGAGCAGGCCACGGACGAGGTCGCCGAGGCGATGCAGCGGCACCTCTACCGCCTGAACCCGATCTACATGATGGCCAACTCCGGGGCGCGCGGATCGTTCAAGCAGATCCGCCAGCTCGCCGGCATGCGTGGCTGCATGAACAACCCGAAGGGCGAGACGATCGAGCGCCCGATCAAGAGCAACTTCATGGAGGGGCTCTCGGTCCTCGAGTACTTCATCTCGACCCACGGCGCGCGCAAGGGCCTCGCCGACACGGCGCTGAAGACCGCCGACTCCGGCTACCTCACCCGGCGCCTGGTCGACGTCTCGCAGGACGTCATCGTCCGCGAGCTCGACTGCGGCACCACGGTGGGCATCGAGGTCCCGGTCTTCCGTGACGACAACGCACTGAACCCGAGCCTCCCCGGCCGCGTCCTCCTCGGCCCGGTCGTCGACCGGATCACCGGTGAGGTGCTGCTGGACATCCGGCCCGAGGTCACCGACGGCGACGAGGCCGCGGTCCGGGACGCCCAGCGCGGGCACCTGGTCTCGACCCTCGACGGCCAGCGGCTCGACACGGAGCTGCGCACGAAGGACGGCGCCCCGCTCGACGCGGTCGTGTCGGTGCGCTCCCCCGTGAAGTGCCGCAGCGACGTGGGCATCTGCGCACGCTGCTACGGCCGCAACCCGGCCTCCGGCCGGCTCACGGAGCCGGGCGACGCGGTCGGCATCATCGCCGCCCAGTCGATCGGCGAGCCGGGCACCCAGCTCACGATGCGCACGTTCCACACCGGCGGCGTCGCCGGGGCCGACATCACCCACGGCCTCCCGCGTGTCGTCGAGCTGTTCGAGGCCCGCAAGCCGAAGGCCCAGGCCCACGTGGCCCCGGTCGACGGCTGGGTCCGGATCACCGACGACGAGACGCGGCCGGGGTCGGCCATGCTCACGATCGTCGAGCCCGAGTACATCGAGATGGACGACGCGGGCACGGGCGCGACCCGGGCGCCGGTGCGCGAGCACCCGTTCCCGACGATGCGCCGCACCCAGATCCGGGTGGACGACGGCCAGTGGGTCGAGGCCGGCGACCTCCTCAGCGCGGGGTCGGCCTTCCCGGCCGACATCCTCGGCTCGAAGCCGGGCGTCGCGATCGGGGTCACGGGCCGCATCACCGCCGTGAAGTCCGAGAAGGGCGGCTGGCTGCGTGTCGACGTCGAGACCGAGGCCGGGATCTCGCAGCGCTGGCTGCGCCTCCCGTCCGACCGTCCCGGCCCCGTCATCGAGAAGAACATGCAGGTGACCGCCGGCGAGAGGTTCTTCACCCAGGAGGGCACCCGCGACCGGTCCACGAAGACGGAGCTCTACCTCGTGAGCGAGGTGCAGAACGTGTACCGCTCGCAGGGCGTGGACATCAACGACAAGCACATCGAGCTGATCGTGCGCCAGATGCTGCGCAAGGTCCGGGTCGACGACCCGGGCGGCACGCACTTCCTGCACGGCCAGATGGTCGACAAGCCGGTGCTGTACCGCGAGAACACCCGCGCGGCGGAGCGCATCCGCGAGCAGCTGCTCGAGATGCGCGAGTCGGGCGAGTTCACGGGGGACGACAACGAGATCGGCCGTGCGGCCGACGGCGTGCAGGCGGTCGTGGAGCCCCTGATCCTGGGCATCACGAAGGCGTCCCTGGCGACGGAGTCGTTCCTGTCGGCGGCCTCCTTCCAGGAGACCACGAAGGTGCTCACCGACGCGGCGCTCGAGGGCAAGACGGACCGTCTCCGCGGTCTGAAGGAGAACGTGATCATCGGCAAGCTGATCCCGGCGGCCACCGGGTTGAAGCGCTACCGGCAGCTCGAGATCGAGGCGGTCCGGCGCGCGCCGGCGCTGCTGGAGTTCGACCTCGACGAGCCGTTCTCGGACGCCGACGACGACGCCCTCCTGGGCCTCGGCGACGGCGACGGGCAGACCTACTCGTTCGGTCCGGAGCTCGACCTGGACGAGTAG
- a CDS encoding class I SAM-dependent methyltransferase has product MPGAETFRTSAEAYDRHIGRYGPSLAEGLVGLARIAPGMCALDVGCGPGALTAALADRLGAAAVTGAEPSEPFAAACRARVPGAHVVVAAAESLPFPDGAFDAALCQLVVNFMRDPVAGVREMARVTRPGGVVAACVWDYAGGMTLLRAFWDAARDVDPVRAARADEGATMPWCGEGDLARLWRVAGLQGVRPAVLEARAGYDGFDDLWAALPSGVAPSGAFCASLDRAGRDALRRGLRDRLGVGGSPFTLTARAFAVTGVVPPGGADPPGVTRRGRPGPRGGG; this is encoded by the coding sequence ATGCCCGGCGCCGAGACGTTCCGCACGTCGGCCGAGGCGTACGACCGCCACATCGGCCGCTACGGCCCCTCGCTGGCGGAGGGCCTCGTCGGCCTCGCGCGGATCGCCCCCGGGATGTGCGCCCTCGACGTGGGCTGCGGGCCGGGCGCCCTGACCGCCGCGCTCGCGGACCGCCTGGGCGCCGCCGCCGTGACGGGCGCCGAACCGTCGGAGCCGTTCGCGGCGGCGTGCCGGGCCCGGGTGCCGGGCGCACACGTCGTCGTCGCCGCCGCGGAGTCCCTCCCGTTCCCGGACGGCGCGTTCGACGCCGCCCTCTGCCAGCTCGTCGTGAACTTCATGCGCGACCCCGTCGCGGGGGTGCGTGAGATGGCCCGCGTGACCCGTCCCGGCGGGGTGGTCGCCGCCTGCGTCTGGGACTACGCCGGGGGCATGACGCTGCTGCGCGCGTTCTGGGACGCCGCCCGCGACGTCGATCCCGTCCGCGCCGCCCGCGCCGACGAGGGCGCCACGATGCCGTGGTGCGGCGAGGGCGACCTCGCGCGCCTGTGGCGGGTGGCGGGCCTGCAGGGCGTCCGTCCCGCGGTCCTCGAGGCCCGGGCGGGGTACGACGGCTTCGACGACCTCTGGGCCGCCCTCCCGTCGGGCGTCGCGCCCTCGGGCGCGTTCTGCGCGTCGCTCGACCGTGCCGGCCGGGACGCCCTGCGCCGCGGGCTGCGGGACCGGCTCGGCGTCGGGGGGTCCCCGTTCACGCTGACCGCGCGCGCCTTCGCGGTCACCGGGGTCGTGCCCCCGGGGGGCGCCGACCCGCCGGGCGTCACCCGTCGCGGGCGGCCCGGGCCTCGAGGCGGCGGGTGA
- a CDS encoding cation:proton antiporter, whose translation MTRPAAAIAPGLDLADEWALGLLFLGVAVMIAIVALTHQRSRAFSPSVIYLALGLVGALGTAALDVAWLDLVEDADIVERLAEITVIVALFATGMRLDRPVGLRGWRSTLLLLGVVMPVTIAAVATFGVVAMGLSAGAAIVLGAALAPTDPVLAGDLGVGPPGEEDEETGFALTSEAGLNDGLSFPFVYLGMVVAAGAGAGDIAEWVAVDVLYAIAGGVAIGVAGGWLIAAVATRLRERDLLAVELDGWAAIGAVLAIYGVAQVAGTYGFLAAFAGGIAFRRQERDHEYNQGVHAGAATLERVLELAMILFLGSLVTLDGLGVPGPAGWLLAGVLLLVVRPLACLVALAGTDLDRTERLWVGWFGVRGVGSIYYAAAALHSGLLPGGEAETIMWTVVAIVAVSIVVHGITGTPITRRLEARAARDG comes from the coding sequence ATGACGCGCCCGGCGGCGGCGATCGCCCCGGGCCTCGATCTCGCCGACGAGTGGGCCCTCGGGCTGCTGTTCCTCGGCGTCGCGGTGATGATCGCGATCGTCGCGTTGACGCACCAGCGGTCGCGGGCGTTCTCGCCGTCGGTGATCTACCTCGCCCTCGGCCTCGTCGGGGCGCTCGGCACCGCGGCGCTCGACGTCGCGTGGCTCGACCTCGTCGAGGACGCCGACATCGTCGAGCGGCTCGCCGAGATCACCGTCATCGTCGCGCTGTTCGCCACCGGGATGCGGCTCGACCGCCCCGTCGGCCTCCGTGGATGGCGGTCCACCCTCCTCCTCCTCGGCGTCGTCATGCCCGTCACCATCGCCGCCGTCGCCACGTTCGGGGTGGTCGCGATGGGCCTCTCCGCCGGGGCGGCGATCGTCCTCGGGGCGGCGCTCGCCCCCACCGACCCCGTCCTCGCCGGCGACCTCGGCGTCGGGCCACCCGGTGAGGAGGACGAGGAGACCGGGTTCGCCCTCACCTCCGAGGCCGGCCTCAACGACGGACTCTCCTTCCCCTTCGTCTACCTCGGGATGGTCGTCGCCGCCGGCGCCGGGGCCGGCGACATCGCCGAATGGGTCGCGGTCGACGTCCTCTACGCCATCGCCGGCGGCGTCGCCATCGGCGTCGCCGGGGGGTGGCTCATCGCCGCCGTCGCCACCCGCCTCCGCGAACGCGACCTCCTCGCCGTCGAACTCGACGGCTGGGCCGCGATCGGCGCCGTCCTCGCCATCTACGGCGTCGCCCAGGTCGCCGGCACCTACGGGTTCCTCGCCGCCTTCGCCGGGGGCATCGCCTTCCGCCGCCAGGAACGCGACCACGAGTACAACCAGGGCGTCCACGCCGGCGCCGCCACCCTCGAACGTGTCCTCGAGCTCGCGATGATCCTCTTCCTCGGGAGCCTCGTCACCCTCGACGGCCTCGGCGTCCCCGGCCCCGCCGGGTGGCTCCTCGCCGGCGTGCTCCTCCTCGTCGTCCGGCCCCTCGCGTGCCTCGTCGCCCTCGCCGGGACCGACCTCGACCGCACCGAGCGCCTCTGGGTCGGGTGGTTCGGCGTCCGCGGCGTCGGGTCCATCTACTACGCCGCCGCCGCCCTCCACTCCGGCCTGCTCCCCGGCGGGGAGGCGGAGACGATCATGTGGACCGTCGTCGCCATCGTCGCCGTCTCCATCGTCGTCCACGGCATCACCGGGACGCCCATCACCCGCCGCCTCGAGGCCCGGGCCGCCCGCGACGGGTGA
- a CDS encoding penicillin-insensitive murein endopeptidase, with product MANRHRRREALHCCPACAASLGRRRRRDRGRPPFAWLGLLAVVAALVPVAAMDGGGGASVALAAPSPVIPDAPPAPVPARAPDEPAPSSRPARPPVEWRESLALGTPNGGALRDAVRLPSEGPGYYTYNPATQSPPGGSDRTWGTAAVVRQVIDLGVWWEATQPGRARLGIGDLSRRDGGSFTGPVVGHASHQNGLDVDIRLVRSDDAEAQVGPDSYDRAATQLVVDRLVAQGASLVLIGPSLDLHGPAGVVVRWPAHDDHLHVRFPDPDGTGN from the coding sequence ATGGCGAACCGTCACCGGCGCCGTGAGGCGCTCCACTGCTGTCCCGCCTGCGCGGCGTCCCTCGGGCGCCGCCGGCGGCGTGACCGCGGGCGCCCGCCGTTCGCGTGGCTGGGGCTGCTCGCCGTCGTGGCGGCGCTGGTGCCCGTGGCGGCGATGGACGGGGGCGGCGGAGCGTCGGTGGCCCTCGCGGCGCCGTCGCCGGTGATCCCCGACGCCCCGCCCGCCCCGGTCCCGGCGCGCGCCCCGGACGAGCCGGCGCCGTCGTCGCGCCCGGCCCGCCCGCCCGTCGAGTGGCGGGAGAGCCTCGCGCTCGGCACCCCGAACGGGGGCGCCCTGCGGGACGCGGTGCGCCTGCCGTCGGAGGGCCCCGGCTACTACACGTACAACCCCGCCACCCAGTCGCCCCCCGGCGGGTCCGACCGCACGTGGGGGACCGCCGCCGTGGTGCGGCAGGTGATCGACCTCGGGGTGTGGTGGGAGGCGACCCAGCCGGGCCGCGCGCGCCTCGGCATCGGCGACCTGTCGCGGCGCGACGGGGGGTCGTTCACGGGCCCCGTCGTCGGCCACGCGTCGCACCAGAACGGCCTCGACGTCGACATCCGCCTCGTGCGGTCCGACGACGCGGAGGCACAGGTCGGGCCGGACTCGTACGACCGGGCGGCCACCCAGCTCGTCGTCGACCGGCTCGTCGCCCAGGGGGCGAGCCTCGTCCTGATCGGTCCGAGCCTCGACCTCCACGGCCCCGCCGGCGTCGTCGTCCGCTGGCCCGCCCACGACGACCACCTCCACGTCCGCTTCCCCGACCCGGACGGCACCGGGAACTAG
- the rpsL gene encoding 30S ribosomal protein S12: MPTINQLVRKGRSPKVSRNSTPALRGAPQKRGVCTRVYTTTPKKPNSALRKVARVRLTNGMEISSYIPGEGHNLQEHSVVLVRGGRVRDLPGVRYKVIRAALDAAGVADRRKGRSKYGAKTPK, from the coding sequence GTGCCCACGATCAATCAGCTGGTCCGCAAGGGCCGCAGCCCCAAGGTCAGTCGCAACTCGACGCCCGCCCTGCGCGGCGCGCCGCAGAAGCGCGGCGTCTGCACCCGCGTCTACACGACCACCCCGAAGAAGCCGAACTCGGCTCTCCGCAAGGTGGCCCGTGTGCGCCTCACCAACGGCATGGAGATCTCCTCCTACATCCCCGGTGAGGGTCACAACCTCCAGGAGCACTCGGTGGTCCTGGTCCGCGGCGGACGCGTCCGTGACCTCCCGGGCGTGCGGTACAAGGTGATCCGCGCGGCCCTCGACGCGGCCGGTGTGGCCGACCGTCGCAAGGGCCGGTCCAAGTACGGCGCGAAGACGCCCAAGTAA
- the rpsG gene encoding 30S ribosomal protein S7 yields MPRRAVITRRPLDPDPVYNSALVTQLVNKVLKDGKKSTSEGVVYGALERIRDRTGRDPVAVMEEAVRNVTPALEVKSRRVGGATYQVPIEVAPRRGRTLAIRWLVRFARERREKQMSERLANELLDALGSQGGAFKRKDDLYRMAQANKAFAHYRW; encoded by the coding sequence ATGCCGCGCAGAGCAGTCATCACACGTCGTCCGCTCGACCCGGACCCCGTCTACAACAGCGCCCTCGTCACGCAGCTCGTGAACAAGGTGCTGAAGGACGGCAAGAAGTCGACCTCCGAGGGTGTCGTCTACGGGGCGCTCGAGCGCATCCGCGACCGCACCGGCCGCGACCCCGTCGCGGTCATGGAGGAGGCGGTCCGCAACGTCACCCCGGCCCTCGAGGTCAAGTCCCGCCGTGTCGGCGGTGCGACCTACCAGGTGCCGATCGAGGTGGCGCCGCGGCGCGGCCGCACCCTCGCGATCCGCTGGCTGGTGCGCTTCGCCCGCGAGCGGCGCGAGAAGCAGATGAGCGAGCGGCTCGCGAACGAGCTCCTCGACGCGCTGGGCTCGCAGGGGGGCGCCTTCAAGCGGAAGGACGACCTCTACCGCATGGCCCAGGCGAACAAGGCGTTCGCGCACTACCGCTGGTAG
- the fusA gene encoding elongation factor G, with protein MTTTAKKVSLERTRNIGIMAHIDAGKTTTTERILYYTGRTHRIGEVHDGAATMDWMAQEQERGITITSAATTCFWRDHRINIIDTPGHVDFTIEVERSLRVLDGAVAVFDSVAGVEPQSETVWRQADRYGVPRIAYVNKMDRLGADFGKAVATMVDRLGANAIPIQLPIGAEGDFGGIIDLIGMKAIVYKDDLGTDFEIEDIPADMADEAEMARETLIAALADHDDELAEAYLDGKEIEKDRLVQAIRTAVLAIAITPVLCGSSFKNKGVQPLLDAVVDLLPSPLDVQPATGTIPGTDEEVVREADPNGPFSALAFKVMSDPYVGRLTYLRVYSGSMASGTGIINATKDRKERVGRLLMMHANHREDVDSVSAGDIVAAVGLKSTTTGDTLTDTADPVILERMTFPEPVIHLAIEPKTKQDQEKLTTALQRLSDEDPTFRMRTDEETGQTVISGMGELHLEIIVDRLMREFSVDANVGNPQVAYRETIRKEVKKVEGRFVRQTGGRGQFGHVYIDVEPNEQGKGYEFESKIVGGSIPKEYVPAVDQGIREALEGGVVAGFPMVDVKVRLVDGSYHEVDSSEIAFKIAGSMALKEAVKRASPALLEPIMQVEVVVPKDFVGTVVGDLTSRRGRIGGMESRGATTEVVNAQVPLSQMFGYATSVRSATQGRATFTMQFHAYAEVPNSIAEEIKAKVGR; from the coding sequence GTGACGACGACGGCGAAGAAGGTCTCCCTCGAGCGGACCCGGAACATCGGGATCATGGCGCACATCGACGCCGGGAAGACCACCACCACGGAGCGCATCCTCTACTACACGGGGCGTACGCACCGGATCGGCGAGGTGCACGACGGCGCGGCCACGATGGACTGGATGGCGCAGGAGCAGGAGCGCGGCATCACCATCACGAGCGCCGCGACCACGTGCTTCTGGCGCGACCACCGCATCAACATCATCGACACGCCGGGCCACGTGGACTTCACCATCGAGGTGGAGCGCAGCCTCCGCGTGCTCGACGGCGCCGTCGCGGTGTTCGACTCCGTCGCCGGCGTCGAGCCGCAGAGCGAGACCGTCTGGCGCCAGGCGGACCGCTACGGCGTGCCCCGGATCGCCTACGTCAACAAGATGGACCGCCTCGGCGCCGACTTCGGCAAGGCCGTGGCCACCATGGTCGACCGGCTCGGCGCGAACGCCATCCCGATCCAGCTCCCGATCGGCGCCGAGGGCGACTTCGGCGGCATCATCGACCTGATCGGCATGAAGGCGATCGTCTACAAGGACGACCTCGGCACCGACTTCGAGATCGAGGACATCCCGGCCGACATGGCCGACGAGGCCGAGATGGCCCGTGAGACGCTGATCGCCGCCCTCGCCGACCACGACGACGAGCTCGCCGAGGCCTACCTCGACGGCAAGGAGATCGAGAAGGACCGCCTGGTCCAGGCGATCCGCACCGCCGTGCTCGCCATCGCGATCACCCCGGTGCTCTGCGGCTCCTCCTTCAAGAACAAGGGCGTCCAGCCGCTGCTCGACGCGGTCGTGGACCTCCTCCCGTCGCCGCTCGACGTGCAGCCCGCCACCGGCACCATCCCCGGCACCGACGAGGAGGTCGTCCGCGAGGCCGACCCCAACGGGCCGTTCTCGGCGCTGGCGTTCAAGGTCATGAGCGACCCCTACGTGGGCCGCCTCACCTACCTGCGCGTCTACTCCGGTTCGATGGCCAGCGGCACCGGCATCATCAACGCGACGAAGGACCGCAAGGAGCGCGTCGGCCGTCTGCTGATGATGCACGCGAACCACCGCGAGGACGTCGACTCGGTCTCGGCCGGCGACATCGTCGCCGCCGTCGGCCTGAAGTCGACGACCACCGGCGACACGCTCACCGACACGGCGGACCCGGTGATCCTGGAGCGCATGACGTTCCCGGAGCCGGTCATCCACCTCGCGATCGAGCCGAAGACCAAGCAGGACCAGGAGAAGCTGACGACCGCGCTGCAGCGGCTGTCGGACGAGGACCCGACGTTCCGCATGCGCACCGACGAGGAGACCGGCCAGACGGTCATCTCCGGCATGGGCGAGCTGCACCTCGAGATCATCGTGGACCGCCTGATGCGCGAGTTCAGCGTGGACGCCAACGTCGGCAACCCGCAGGTCGCGTACCGCGAGACCATCCGCAAGGAGGTCAAGAAGGTCGAGGGCCGCTTCGTCCGCCAGACCGGTGGCCGCGGCCAGTTCGGCCACGTCTACATCGACGTCGAGCCCAACGAGCAGGGCAAGGGCTACGAGTTCGAGAGCAAGATCGTCGGTGGCTCCATCCCGAAGGAGTACGTCCCCGCGGTGGACCAGGGCATCCGCGAGGCGCTGGAGGGCGGCGTCGTCGCCGGCTTCCCGATGGTGGACGTCAAGGTGCGGCTCGTGGACGGTTCGTACCACGAGGTGGACTCGTCCGAGATCGCCTTCAAGATCGCCGGCTCCATGGCGCTGAAGGAGGCCGTGAAGCGTGCCTCCCCGGCGCTGCTCGAGCCGATCATGCAGGTCGAGGTCGTCGTGCCGAAGGACTTCGTCGGCACCGTCGTCGGCGACCTGACGTCGCGTCGTGGCCGCATCGGCGGCATGGAGTCCCGCGGGGCGACGACCGAGGTCGTCAACGCGCAGGTGCCGCTGTCGCAGATGTTCGGGTACGCGACGTCGGTGCGCTCCGCCACCCAGGGCCGCGCCACGTTCACCATGCAGTTCCACGCGTACGCCGAGGTCCCGAACTCCATCGCCGAGGAGATCAAGGCCAAGGTCGGGCGCTAG